The following are encoded together in the Malaya genurostris strain Urasoe2022 chromosome 3, Malgen_1.1, whole genome shotgun sequence genome:
- the LOC131435099 gene encoding protein transport protein Sec24A isoform X1, whose amino-acid sequence MTSNPSQYYGMTNGYPPTANGPQQQQQQQLQHYPPSSQLQQPQQYPAKNAMMNGPSLQSHPAVTGQPHYGVPINSATSPLHNGPQLVQKPPFNTQLPQQNNRMANLISNGNSANSSRTSSPALGSRNIPTSQLPPSVGNRPVGYPTVSSQNQQLSTPAGNYNNNNTLSGTQNWVSGINTTLINTPPKTASGLSTPLNASTPNLGQVPTNGPSSNLTASMQNLNINRPPSAQQVNHVNGSGTPQPPVSSNSYSNQQPPIKQSNGQQVPGVLHGQQPPPVNQQGQQINGNYVPTSTQPLQQGGPPLAPVTGRTYPGMPPIASATSTTSVGTAINKRPLYPSQTMPPSSQPSNYYPNQQPNTHPVQQYQQPHPQHPHQYNHHQQQHLQQQHQQQQQQFQQHQQQPQQFQQQQQQYGANLQQPYQDSVLKSGFNRLWGNNTVDLLQNRHILPVGRVRPPPIHLNHPFHEAENCNPDIFRCTLTKIPETNQLLQKSRLPLGVLIHPFRDLSNLPVISCNTIVRCRSCRTYINPFVFFVDSKKWKCNLCYRVNELPEEFQYDPVTKTYGDPTRRPEIKSSTIEFIAPSEYMLRPPQPAIYLFLLDVSSLAQQTGYLNTVCNTLIEHLENLPGDARTQVGFVAFNSAIHFYNIAEGYNQPHEVTVLDVEDVFLPYPDNLLVNLKECKELIKDLLTQLPKRFEHTHDTHSALGAALQVALKLMQSASGGRVTVFQCCLPNYGPGALQSREDPNNRSSKDVAHLGPATDFYKRLALDCSAQQIAVDLFLLNSQYCDLATISGISKFSGGCMHHIPLYSESKPQLVKSLQKCFERYLTRKIGFEAVMRVRCTRGLAIHTFHGNFFVRSTDLLSLPNVNPDAGFGMQITYDESLAECKTVCFQAALLYTSSKAERRIRVHTLCLPVTSSLSEIMYSADSQCIVGLLAKMAVDRSLSSSLSDARDAFINATVDIFSAFKIAQNLPQNSGAIVAPENLSLLPLYILALMKHAAFRVGTSTRLDDRVFAMSEMKTMPLDQLIRYIYPDFYILDSLFHNATREGSDGEALVVEPPRLQLSAEKFDSRSMFLLDCGPHMFVYVGSNVPADILKDVLGINTVPEIPDFCIELPSRDTPASETLFAFIDSINEEKPYSTYTQVIRDTSQFRSLLVEKFVDDRNQSSVSYYEFLQHLRTQVK is encoded by the exons ATGACGTCCAACCCATCACAATACTATGGAATGACGAATGGTTATCCTCCCACTGCGAATGGtcctcaacaacaacaacaacaacaactacaacactATCCGCCTTCGTCACAACTGCAACAACCGCAACAGTATCCTGCGAAGAATGCTATGATGAATGGACCGTCTTTGCAATCCCATCCGGCAGTTACCGGTCAACCACATTATGGAGTCCCGATTAATAGTGCCACTTCACCCTTACATAACGGGCCGCAACTAGTGCAGAAACCTCCGTTCAATACCCAATTGCCGCAGCAGAATAATCGAATGGCAAATTTGATTTCTAATGGCAATAGTGCTAACTCGTCACGAACGTCATCCCCAGCGCTAGGTAGCAGAAATATACCGACATCTCAGTTGCCACCTTCGGTGGGCAACCGACCCGTTGGTTATCCAACAGTTTCTAGTCAAAATCAGCAACTCAGTACGCCGGCAGGcaactataataataataatacattgaGTGGTACTCAAAACTGGGTGAGTGGGATCAATACAACATTGATAAATACACCTCCAAAGACGGCATCGGGTCTTTCCACTCCACTGAACGCATCGACCCCGAATTTGGGACAGGTACCAACTAATGGTCCGTCCAGTAACCTAACAGcgagtatgcaaaatttgaatatcaatCGTCCTCCATCGGCACAACAGGTGAATCACGTGAATGGTTCTGGGACTCCCCAACCACCAGTCTCCAGCAACAGTTATTCTAACCAGCAGCCTCCCATAAAACAATCAAATGGACAACAGGTTCCAGGAGTATTACATGGCCAGCAACCACCACCAGTAAACCAGCAAGGCCAACAAATTAATGGAAATTATGTTCCCACTAGTACACAACCTCTACAACAGGGTGGTCCACCGCTAGCCCCGGTAACCGGTCGAACATATCCGGGAATGCCTCCAATAGCTTCCGCAACTTCTACAACATCCGTTGGAACAGCCATTAATAAAAGGCCTTTGTATCCATCGCAAACCATGCCACCTTCGTCGCAGCCCAGTAACTATTACCCAAATCAACAGCCCAATACGCATCCTGTTCAGCAATATCAGCAACCACATCCACAACATCCTCACCAATACAATCACCATCAACAGCAGCATCTGCAGCAACAGcaccagcaacagcagcaacagtTCCAGCAGCATCAGCAACAGCCGCAACAGttccagcagcagcaacagcaataCGGTGCCAATTTACAACAACCCTACCAGGACAGTGTTCTGAAAAGTGGATTCAACCGACTTTGGGGTAACAACACAGTAGATTTACTGCAGAATCGTCATATTCTGCCGGTGGGGAGAGTTCGACCTCCACCGATTCATCTCAATCATCCGTTCCACGAAGCAGAAAATTGTAATCCGGA catttttcgGTGCACGTTAACAAAAATTCCAGAGACTAATCAGCTGTTACAGAAATCGAGGCTGCCACTTGGTGTGCTGATACATCCTTTTAGGGATTTGAGT aatttaccggTGATTTCATGCAACACGATTGTGCGCTGCCGATCCTGTAGGACCTATATTAATCCATTCGTATTCTTCGTCGACAGTAAAAAGTGGAAATGCAATCTTTGCTATCGGGTGAACGAAT TACCTGAGGAGTTTCAGTATGACCCCGTGACAAAAACGTACGGCGATCCTACCCGACGACCGGAAATAAAATCCAGTACGATAGAGTTCATCGCCCCGTCGGAATACATG CTTCGACCGCCACAACCTGCAATCTATCTATTTTTGCTGGACGTGTCGTCTCTGGCGCAGCAAACCGGTTATTTGAATACGGTTTGCAATACATTGATTGAGCACCTGGAGAACTTGCCAGGAGATGCACGAACCCAGGTAGGCTTCGTTGCGTTCAACAGTGCGATACACTTCTATAACATTGCCGAAGGTTACAATCAGCCTCATGAAGTTACTGTACTGGACGTGGAAG ATGTGTTCTTGCCATATCCCGATAACTTGTTGGTTAATCTAAAGGAATGCAAGGAATTGATCAAGGATCTGCTAACGCAGCTGCCGAAACGATTTGAACATACTCATGATACTCACAGTGCACTGGGTGCTGCTCTGCAGGTGGCATTGAAGTTGATG CAGAGCGCTTCGGGTGGACGAGTGACGGTGTTTCAGTGTTGTCTTCCTAACTACGGACCAGGAGCGCTGCAGTCAAG AGAGGACCCAAACAATCGTTCGTCAAAGGACGTAGCCCATCTCGGACCggcaaccgatttctacaaacgttTGGCGCTGGATTGCTCTGCACAGCAGATTGCGGTTGATTTGTTTCTGTTAAATAGTCAATACTGTGATCTAGCTACAATTT CTGGAATTAGCAAGTTCAGTGGGGGCTGTATGCATCACATCCCGTTGTACAGTGAATCGAAGCCTCAGTTGGTCAAATCGTTGCAAAAATGCTTTGAACGCTACCTCACGAGAAAAATCGGGTTTGAGGCCGTCATGAGAGTGCGGTGTACCCGAGGATTGGCCATTCACACATTCCACGGTAATTTCTTCGTACGGTCTACAGATTTGCTCTCGTTGCCCAATGTTAATCCGGATGCAGGCTTCGGAATGCAG ATCACTTACGATGAAAGTTTGGCCGAATGCAAAACGGTATGCTTCCAAGCGGCACTACTGTACACAAGCAGCAAAGCAGAGCGAAGGATTCGGGTTCACACTCTATGCCTGCCGGTTACATCCAGCCTTTCGGAGATTATGTATTCAGCCGATTCACAGTGCATCGTCGGTCTACTGGCGAAAATGGCCGTCGATCGATCGCTAAGCTCCAGCTTATCCGATGCCAGAGATGCCTTTATCAATGCAACCGTTGATATTTTCAGTGCTTTTAAAATTGCACAGAATTTACCGCAGAATTCTGGGGCCATCGTGGCTCCGGAGAATCTCTCTCTGCTGCCGTTGTATATTTTGGCGTTGATGAAACAT GCTGCTTTTCGGGTAGGAACGAGTACACGTTTAGATGACAGAGTTTTTGCAATGAGCGAGATGAAGACGATGCCTCTGGATCAGCTGATTCGATATATCTATCCGGACTTTTATATTCTCGATAGTCTGTTTCACAATGCGACGAGGGAAGGTAGTGATGGTGAAGCACTAGTGGTTGAACCTCCCCGATTACAGCTATCCGCAGAGAA GTTTGATTCACGCTCCATGTTCCTACTGGACTGTGGTCCTCACATGTTCGTTTATGTTGGATCGAACGTTCCAGCAGATATTTTGAAGGATGTTTTAG GGATCAACACTGTTCCGGAGATTCCAGACTTTTGCATTGAGCTGCCAAGTCGGGATACGCCAGCCAGTGAAACGCTGTTTGCATTTATTGATAGCATCAACGAAGAGAAACCGTATTCTACGTACACACAGGTTATCAG AGACACCAGTCAATTCCGTTCATTGCTCGTGGAGAAGTTTGTCGATGATAGGAATCAGAGTTCCGTATCCTACTACGAGTTCCTGCAGCATCTTAGGACGCAAGTCAAGTAG
- the LOC131435099 gene encoding protein transport protein Sec24A isoform X2, with amino-acid sequence MTSNPSQYYGMTNGYPPTANGPQQQQQQQLQHYPPSSQLQQPQQYPAKNAMMNGPSLQSHPAVTGQPHYGVPINSATSPLHNGPQLVQKPPFNTQLPQQNNRMANLISNGNSANSSRTSSPALGSRNIPTSQLPPSVGNRPVGYPTVSSQNQQLSTPAGNYNNNNTLSGTQNWVSGINTTLINTPPKTASGLSTPLNASTPNLGQVPTNGPSSNLTASMQNLNINRPPSAQQVNHVNGSGTPQPPVSSNSYSNQQPPIKQSNGQQVPGVLHGQQPPPVNQQGQQINGNYVPTSTQPLQQGGPPLAPVTGRTYPGMPPIASATSTTSVGTAINKRPLYPSQTMPPSSQPSNYYPNQQPNTHPVQQYQQPHPQHPHQYNHHQQQHLQQQHQQQQQQFQQHQQQPQQFQQQQQQYGANLQQPYQDSVLKSGFNRLWGNNTVDLLQNRHILPVGRVRPPPIHLNHPFHEAENCNPDIFRCTLTKIPETNQLLQKSRLPLGVLIHPFRDLSNLPVISCNTIVRCRSCRTYINPFVFFVDSKKWKCNLCYRVNELPEEFQYDPVTKTYGDPTRRPEIKSSTIEFIAPSEYMLRPPQPAIYLFLLDVSSLAQQTGYLNTVCNTLIEHLENLPGDARTQVGFVAFNSAIHFYNIAEGYNQPHEVTVLDVEDVFLPYPDNLLVNLKECKELIKDLLTQLPKRFEHTHDTHSALGAALQVALKLMSASGGRVTVFQCCLPNYGPGALQSREDPNNRSSKDVAHLGPATDFYKRLALDCSAQQIAVDLFLLNSQYCDLATISGISKFSGGCMHHIPLYSESKPQLVKSLQKCFERYLTRKIGFEAVMRVRCTRGLAIHTFHGNFFVRSTDLLSLPNVNPDAGFGMQITYDESLAECKTVCFQAALLYTSSKAERRIRVHTLCLPVTSSLSEIMYSADSQCIVGLLAKMAVDRSLSSSLSDARDAFINATVDIFSAFKIAQNLPQNSGAIVAPENLSLLPLYILALMKHAAFRVGTSTRLDDRVFAMSEMKTMPLDQLIRYIYPDFYILDSLFHNATREGSDGEALVVEPPRLQLSAEKFDSRSMFLLDCGPHMFVYVGSNVPADILKDVLGINTVPEIPDFCIELPSRDTPASETLFAFIDSINEEKPYSTYTQVIRDTSQFRSLLVEKFVDDRNQSSVSYYEFLQHLRTQVK; translated from the exons ATGACGTCCAACCCATCACAATACTATGGAATGACGAATGGTTATCCTCCCACTGCGAATGGtcctcaacaacaacaacaacaacaactacaacactATCCGCCTTCGTCACAACTGCAACAACCGCAACAGTATCCTGCGAAGAATGCTATGATGAATGGACCGTCTTTGCAATCCCATCCGGCAGTTACCGGTCAACCACATTATGGAGTCCCGATTAATAGTGCCACTTCACCCTTACATAACGGGCCGCAACTAGTGCAGAAACCTCCGTTCAATACCCAATTGCCGCAGCAGAATAATCGAATGGCAAATTTGATTTCTAATGGCAATAGTGCTAACTCGTCACGAACGTCATCCCCAGCGCTAGGTAGCAGAAATATACCGACATCTCAGTTGCCACCTTCGGTGGGCAACCGACCCGTTGGTTATCCAACAGTTTCTAGTCAAAATCAGCAACTCAGTACGCCGGCAGGcaactataataataataatacattgaGTGGTACTCAAAACTGGGTGAGTGGGATCAATACAACATTGATAAATACACCTCCAAAGACGGCATCGGGTCTTTCCACTCCACTGAACGCATCGACCCCGAATTTGGGACAGGTACCAACTAATGGTCCGTCCAGTAACCTAACAGcgagtatgcaaaatttgaatatcaatCGTCCTCCATCGGCACAACAGGTGAATCACGTGAATGGTTCTGGGACTCCCCAACCACCAGTCTCCAGCAACAGTTATTCTAACCAGCAGCCTCCCATAAAACAATCAAATGGACAACAGGTTCCAGGAGTATTACATGGCCAGCAACCACCACCAGTAAACCAGCAAGGCCAACAAATTAATGGAAATTATGTTCCCACTAGTACACAACCTCTACAACAGGGTGGTCCACCGCTAGCCCCGGTAACCGGTCGAACATATCCGGGAATGCCTCCAATAGCTTCCGCAACTTCTACAACATCCGTTGGAACAGCCATTAATAAAAGGCCTTTGTATCCATCGCAAACCATGCCACCTTCGTCGCAGCCCAGTAACTATTACCCAAATCAACAGCCCAATACGCATCCTGTTCAGCAATATCAGCAACCACATCCACAACATCCTCACCAATACAATCACCATCAACAGCAGCATCTGCAGCAACAGcaccagcaacagcagcaacagtTCCAGCAGCATCAGCAACAGCCGCAACAGttccagcagcagcaacagcaataCGGTGCCAATTTACAACAACCCTACCAGGACAGTGTTCTGAAAAGTGGATTCAACCGACTTTGGGGTAACAACACAGTAGATTTACTGCAGAATCGTCATATTCTGCCGGTGGGGAGAGTTCGACCTCCACCGATTCATCTCAATCATCCGTTCCACGAAGCAGAAAATTGTAATCCGGA catttttcgGTGCACGTTAACAAAAATTCCAGAGACTAATCAGCTGTTACAGAAATCGAGGCTGCCACTTGGTGTGCTGATACATCCTTTTAGGGATTTGAGT aatttaccggTGATTTCATGCAACACGATTGTGCGCTGCCGATCCTGTAGGACCTATATTAATCCATTCGTATTCTTCGTCGACAGTAAAAAGTGGAAATGCAATCTTTGCTATCGGGTGAACGAAT TACCTGAGGAGTTTCAGTATGACCCCGTGACAAAAACGTACGGCGATCCTACCCGACGACCGGAAATAAAATCCAGTACGATAGAGTTCATCGCCCCGTCGGAATACATG CTTCGACCGCCACAACCTGCAATCTATCTATTTTTGCTGGACGTGTCGTCTCTGGCGCAGCAAACCGGTTATTTGAATACGGTTTGCAATACATTGATTGAGCACCTGGAGAACTTGCCAGGAGATGCACGAACCCAGGTAGGCTTCGTTGCGTTCAACAGTGCGATACACTTCTATAACATTGCCGAAGGTTACAATCAGCCTCATGAAGTTACTGTACTGGACGTGGAAG ATGTGTTCTTGCCATATCCCGATAACTTGTTGGTTAATCTAAAGGAATGCAAGGAATTGATCAAGGATCTGCTAACGCAGCTGCCGAAACGATTTGAACATACTCATGATACTCACAGTGCACTGGGTGCTGCTCTGCAGGTGGCATTGAAGTTGATG AGCGCTTCGGGTGGACGAGTGACGGTGTTTCAGTGTTGTCTTCCTAACTACGGACCAGGAGCGCTGCAGTCAAG AGAGGACCCAAACAATCGTTCGTCAAAGGACGTAGCCCATCTCGGACCggcaaccgatttctacaaacgttTGGCGCTGGATTGCTCTGCACAGCAGATTGCGGTTGATTTGTTTCTGTTAAATAGTCAATACTGTGATCTAGCTACAATTT CTGGAATTAGCAAGTTCAGTGGGGGCTGTATGCATCACATCCCGTTGTACAGTGAATCGAAGCCTCAGTTGGTCAAATCGTTGCAAAAATGCTTTGAACGCTACCTCACGAGAAAAATCGGGTTTGAGGCCGTCATGAGAGTGCGGTGTACCCGAGGATTGGCCATTCACACATTCCACGGTAATTTCTTCGTACGGTCTACAGATTTGCTCTCGTTGCCCAATGTTAATCCGGATGCAGGCTTCGGAATGCAG ATCACTTACGATGAAAGTTTGGCCGAATGCAAAACGGTATGCTTCCAAGCGGCACTACTGTACACAAGCAGCAAAGCAGAGCGAAGGATTCGGGTTCACACTCTATGCCTGCCGGTTACATCCAGCCTTTCGGAGATTATGTATTCAGCCGATTCACAGTGCATCGTCGGTCTACTGGCGAAAATGGCCGTCGATCGATCGCTAAGCTCCAGCTTATCCGATGCCAGAGATGCCTTTATCAATGCAACCGTTGATATTTTCAGTGCTTTTAAAATTGCACAGAATTTACCGCAGAATTCTGGGGCCATCGTGGCTCCGGAGAATCTCTCTCTGCTGCCGTTGTATATTTTGGCGTTGATGAAACAT GCTGCTTTTCGGGTAGGAACGAGTACACGTTTAGATGACAGAGTTTTTGCAATGAGCGAGATGAAGACGATGCCTCTGGATCAGCTGATTCGATATATCTATCCGGACTTTTATATTCTCGATAGTCTGTTTCACAATGCGACGAGGGAAGGTAGTGATGGTGAAGCACTAGTGGTTGAACCTCCCCGATTACAGCTATCCGCAGAGAA GTTTGATTCACGCTCCATGTTCCTACTGGACTGTGGTCCTCACATGTTCGTTTATGTTGGATCGAACGTTCCAGCAGATATTTTGAAGGATGTTTTAG GGATCAACACTGTTCCGGAGATTCCAGACTTTTGCATTGAGCTGCCAAGTCGGGATACGCCAGCCAGTGAAACGCTGTTTGCATTTATTGATAGCATCAACGAAGAGAAACCGTATTCTACGTACACACAGGTTATCAG AGACACCAGTCAATTCCGTTCATTGCTCGTGGAGAAGTTTGTCGATGATAGGAATCAGAGTTCCGTATCCTACTACGAGTTCCTGCAGCATCTTAGGACGCAAGTCAAGTAG